The Armatimonadota bacterium genome contains the following window.
GGCGGTCTGCAGAGCAGACCTAGCCGCCTAGCCAGCGGCCCTCCGGGCCTAGCCACTCACAGTGACAACGGTCTGGTGGTGTCATTCTGAACGGAGCGTGCCCGCGCGAAGTGAAGAATCTCGCTGCGGCCTGATCGGAAACTGGGTAACCGTGAGCGATCGGGGCCGGCTTGATCGGGGCCGGCCTTCGATTGACAGGCTCCGGCTTGGGCGGCTACAATCTGGCCGTCGCCGCCGCGGGGCGCACAAAGAGGTGAGGGCGTTGCAGAGTCCCCCGGAACAGCGCCGGTTGTCGCCCGCCGCCGCCGTCGTCATCCTGGTCTTCGTGCTGCTGCTGATCAGCCGCACCGTGCGGCTGCTGTGGGTGCCGATCCAGTTCTTCATCATCGCCTCGCTGGTCGCGCTGGCGCTGAGCCACCCCGTCAACTGGCTGCAGCGGCGCCGGGTGCCCCGCCTGGTCGCCATTATCGTCCTGCTCGCCCTGGTCCTGGCGGCGATCGGCGCCTTCGCCGGCGTCTTCCTGCCGCCCCTCACCCGGCAGGCGGCGGACCTGGTGGACAACCTCCCCACCTACTGGCAGGGTATCAGCGCCCGCCTGCAGGACATCACGCGCCACTATCCGTGGATCCAGGAGCGCATCAGCGAGCTGGACGTCTCCCGTGAGACGACGCGGCGCTTGCAGGACATCGTGTCCGCGGGCTGGCAGTTCGCGGTCGGCGTGGCCGGGGCGGTGATGCTGGCGCTGCTGCTGATCATCACCGTCGTCTTCATGCTCGCCAATCCGCGGCCGCTGATCAACGGCCTGGTCGGGGTGGTACCGGAGCCGTGGGACGCGCAGGCGCGGCGCATCGGCGCGCTGCTTGCCGTCCGCCTGCGCGCCTGGATCCGGGGCCTCATCGTCCTCGGCGCCGTCATCGGGGTCGCGGTCGGCATCGGGCTGTGGGCGCTGGGGGTGCGCTACGCGGTGCTGTTCGGAGTGCTGGCGGGGGTGCTGGAGATGGTGCCCACCGTCGGGCCGGTGCTGTCAGCGATTCCGCCCATCCTGGTCGCGCTCGCCGGGGAACCCATCCGCGCGCTGTGGGTGCTGCTGCTGTTCATTGGCGTGCAGCAGGTGGAGAACACGCTGTTGGTGCCGCTGGTGATGCGGCGCCAGCTGCAATTGCACCCGGTGTCCACCATCCTCGG
Protein-coding sequences here:
- a CDS encoding AI-2E family transporter; its protein translation is MQSPPEQRRLSPAAAVVILVFVLLLISRTVRLLWVPIQFFIIASLVALALSHPVNWLQRRRVPRLVAIIVLLALVLAAIGAFAGVFLPPLTRQAADLVDNLPTYWQGISARLQDITRHYPWIQERISELDVSRETTRRLQDIVSAGWQFAVGVAGAVMLALLLIITVVFMLANPRPLINGLVGVVPEPWDAQARRIGALLAVRLRAWIRGLIVLGAVIGVAVGIGLWALGVRYAVLFGVLAGVLEMVPTVGPVLSAIPPILVALAGEPIRALWVLLLFIGVQQVENTLLVPLVMRRQLQLHPVSTILGFIALGTLFGVFGAIIAVPTVACLKVLYDEVYYPWAHPAAAAKAAAAAPPEEAPAAQEADAES